The nucleotide sequence GCCGGAGAGGCCGTCGAGTGCGCTGGCGTGGGCCAAGGGCAGCACCAGGGTCTCGAACGGCCACACCGCCCAGTACGGCACCACCGCGACGAAGTGCGCATTGTCGTACACCACCCGCGCGCCGCGCGCCAGCTCGAGGTGCGCGTACTCGCACAGCAGGCAGCCACCATGGTCGCGCAGGTAGCCTTCCTGGGCAGAGGTCTCGCGTGCGGGCTCATCGGGCAGGCTCTCGGTGGCCCAGATCTGTCCGTGGGGATGGGGATTGCTCGCCCCCATCATCGCCCCCCGGTTCTCGAAGATCTGCACGTGGCCGATGTGCGGCAAGGCGCCCAGCGTGACATACTCGTGGGTCCACATGTCGATGACGCGGGCGATGGTCGATGGAGGCATGGTCGCCATGGTCAGATCATGGCGCGGGGAGAAGCAGGCCACGCGGCACGTGCCGCGCTCGGGGCGGGCGATGAGAAGGCGGGTTTCGGGGC is from Pseudomonadota bacterium and encodes:
- the galT gene encoding galactose-1-phosphate uridylyltransferase; protein product: PETRLLIARPERGTCRVACFSPRHDLTMATMPPSTIARVIDMWTHEYVTLGALPHIGHVQIFENRGAMMGASNPHPHGQIWATESLPDEPARETSAQEGYLRDHGGCLLCEYAHLELARGARVVYDNAHFVAVVPYWAVWPFETLVLPLAHASALDGLSGAQRDGLADVLSRLTRGYDRVFEAPFPYSMGIHQRPTDGLAHDGWHMHLHFYPPLLRSATVRKFMVGFEMLGTPQRDITAEQAAARLRQVI